The proteins below are encoded in one region of Pontibacter deserti:
- a CDS encoding glycine zipper domain-containing protein: protein MRILHRFIPLLITVFLLGSCTGEGWSRKAKGAAVGGATGAAAGAAVGGTTGAVVGAAAGTAAGGAIGRKKDKKKDRKRYEGYRDKEKGDNR from the coding sequence ATGAGAATACTACACAGGTTTATACCATTACTGATCACTGTATTTCTACTAGGTAGTTGTACAGGCGAAGGCTGGAGCAGGAAAGCAAAAGGCGCTGCTGTTGGTGGCGCTACAGGCGCAGCAGCCGGTGCTGCCGTAGGCGGTACAACTGGAGCCGTGGTAGGTGCCGCCGCCGGAACGGCTGCAGGTGGTGCAATTGGCCGTAAAAAAGATAAAAAGAAAGACCGCAAACGCTACGAAGGGTATCGCGACAAAGAAAAAGGCGATAACAGGTAA
- a CDS encoding fatty acid desaturase family protein, which yields MKLKGKVKFVNKDKSLFFPTLRKRVDAYFSENNLPKSGNSRLLIKSIVLMLLYVVPFAAMLAFTPHVAVSLVLWLVMGIGVAGVAMSVMHDANHGAFSKSKLMNYLMAHSVNLLGASAFNWKLQHNILHHTYTNVVEMDEDIDDMVFMRFSPHTKVRFYHKLQWVYAFFFYGLLTLYWVIVKDFVQFFKYIKSGVNANSKSDNTVAFSKIVAFKLLYFFSILVAPTLIFGIPFWEVLLGFFLMHFVAGMILSTVFQLAHTVEGTHHPLPSETGIIENDWAIHQLSTTANFARRSKWLSWYVGGLNFQIEHHLFPRISHVHYPAIADIVKQTASEFNLNYIESKTFLQAVRSHLNTLHRFGRLKLPNLNEVMA from the coding sequence ATGAAGCTTAAAGGCAAAGTAAAATTCGTTAACAAAGACAAAAGTCTGTTTTTCCCGACGCTCCGCAAACGTGTGGACGCCTACTTCTCAGAGAACAACCTGCCTAAATCCGGCAATTCCCGCTTACTTATCAAAAGTATCGTTCTGATGCTGCTTTATGTGGTTCCTTTTGCAGCCATGCTTGCCTTTACGCCGCATGTGGCTGTAAGCCTTGTGCTGTGGCTGGTAATGGGTATAGGTGTGGCCGGTGTGGCCATGAGTGTGATGCATGATGCCAATCACGGTGCTTTCTCGAAGAGCAAACTCATGAACTACCTGATGGCACACTCGGTGAACCTGCTCGGCGCATCGGCCTTTAACTGGAAACTGCAGCACAACATCCTGCACCATACTTATACAAATGTGGTGGAGATGGACGAGGATATTGACGACATGGTCTTCATGCGTTTTTCGCCGCATACCAAGGTGCGCTTTTACCACAAGCTGCAGTGGGTTTACGCGTTCTTTTTCTACGGCTTGCTTACGCTGTACTGGGTTATTGTGAAAGATTTTGTACAGTTTTTCAAGTATATTAAAAGTGGCGTGAATGCTAACTCCAAGTCGGACAATACAGTTGCTTTCTCTAAGATCGTGGCTTTCAAACTGCTGTATTTCTTCTCTATTCTGGTGGCCCCAACACTGATCTTCGGTATACCTTTTTGGGAGGTGTTACTTGGATTTTTTCTGATGCATTTTGTGGCAGGTATGATTCTTTCTACGGTGTTCCAGTTGGCGCATACAGTAGAGGGTACGCACCATCCGCTGCCTAGCGAAACTGGCATCATCGAGAACGACTGGGCCATTCATCAACTGAGCACCACCGCTAACTTTGCCCGCAGAAGCAAGTGGTTGTCGTGGTACGTAGGCGGACTGAATTTCCAGATCGAGCACCATTTGTTCCCGCGGATCAGCCACGTGCATTACCCGGCTATTGCAGACATTGTGAAGCAAACCGCTTCAGAGTTTAACCTCAACTATATTGAGAGCAAAACCTTTTTGCAGGCGGTGCGCTCGCATTTAAACACCCTGCACCGTTTCGGAAGGCTAAAGTTGCCAAACCTGAATGAAGTAATGGCTTAA
- a CDS encoding GNAT family N-acetyltransferase has protein sequence MTPAVSIVPITVSELHTLQDIALNAYGDHYLHLWNDGGAWYIERSFSDAALKGELEDPNAAFFLIHADDELVGFLKLNVNKELEGYTSEGALELERIYLVKSASGHGIGKQVLDFTNQFARERNKRVVWLKAMDSSHDAIRFYERNGYTQCGTYMLDFETMKPEYRGMVVLKLELN, from the coding sequence ATGACACCAGCTGTTTCTATCGTACCCATTACTGTTTCCGAACTGCATACCCTACAGGATATAGCCCTGAATGCCTATGGTGATCATTATCTGCACCTTTGGAATGATGGTGGGGCCTGGTACATTGAGCGCAGCTTTAGTGATGCAGCGTTGAAAGGCGAACTGGAAGATCCCAATGCTGCTTTTTTCCTGATTCATGCTGATGATGAACTGGTTGGTTTCCTGAAGCTGAATGTGAACAAAGAATTGGAAGGTTATACTTCGGAAGGGGCCCTGGAACTGGAGCGGATTTACCTTGTAAAATCAGCCTCCGGACACGGTATAGGAAAGCAAGTGCTGGACTTTACAAATCAGTTTGCCAGAGAAAGAAACAAGCGAGTGGTTTGGCTGAAGGCTATGGACAGCAGTCACGATGCCATCAGGTTCTATGAGCGAAACGGTTACACTCAGTGCGGCACTTACATGCTTGATTTTGAAACTATGAAACCTGAGTACCGTGGTATGGTGGTGTTAAAACTGGAGCTGAACTAA
- a CDS encoding AraC family transcriptional regulator has translation MPEQPEADFQIYYREVPVTEDKSLQRAHRHAFQEIIFIEEGTATHSIDTEQTELQGPLVALIAQGKVHRFIPQPWTKLYVLRFTNEFLPRPVNGLFNQLVNFTSFAVYTSELHHKIKTLLDLMCQEYQQQAPNKVYIRHLLSALLTVLREEQQKRTVTDTTAGETNYDIFSKFLALLDQEFTHHRSVEYYATQLHITTKKLGELSKAITGETPSRIIEKRVVLAAKRFLIYTQDTVQEIAYTLGYTDHSHFTRVFRRLEGVTPTAFREKYKQA, from the coding sequence GTGCCTGAACAACCTGAAGCAGATTTCCAGATCTACTACAGAGAGGTGCCTGTTACAGAAGATAAATCGTTGCAGCGGGCGCACCGGCATGCTTTTCAGGAAATTATTTTTATTGAAGAAGGTACCGCCACCCACAGTATAGATACAGAACAGACCGAACTGCAGGGGCCTCTGGTAGCTTTGATAGCGCAGGGTAAAGTGCACCGGTTTATACCTCAGCCCTGGACTAAACTATACGTGCTCCGTTTTACTAACGAGTTTCTGCCGCGCCCTGTCAACGGGCTTTTTAACCAGTTAGTTAACTTTACTTCGTTTGCAGTTTATACTTCGGAGCTGCATCACAAGATCAAAACCCTGCTCGACCTGATGTGCCAGGAGTATCAGCAACAAGCCCCAAATAAAGTATACATCCGGCATCTGCTTTCGGCATTGCTCACTGTGCTGCGCGAAGAACAGCAGAAACGTACTGTAACCGATACCACAGCAGGAGAAACAAACTATGACATCTTCAGTAAATTCTTGGCCCTCCTCGACCAGGAATTTACCCACCACAGGTCAGTAGAATATTACGCCACCCAGCTGCACATCACTACTAAAAAGTTAGGCGAACTCAGCAAAGCTATCACCGGCGAAACTCCATCGCGGATAATAGAGAAAAGGGTAGTGTTGGCTGCCAAGCGTTTTCTGATCTATACCCAGGATACTGTCCAGGAGATAGCTTATACCTTGGGTTATACCGATCATTCTCACTTTACGCGTGTTTTCAGAAGACTGGAAGGTGTAACGCCGACAGCTTTCCGGGAGAAGTATAAGCAGGCATAA
- a CDS encoding NAD(P)-dependent oxidoreductase → MKIAIIGASGNIGSRITHEALSRGHEVTAIVRNPSKLTLENESLVVTKGDALDADDLAAKLEGHDAVVISYSPGWGPGTDYNNYNKVAETVMGAAKKAGVKRLLNVGGAGSLYVAPGVQAVDTPDFPAEWREGASAMRDSLKVYEAEKDLDWTFFSPAFMIGPGERTGKYRLGTENPVMNEKGESNISYEDYAVAVIDELEKPQFIRQRFTIGY, encoded by the coding sequence ATGAAAATAGCGATAATAGGAGCCAGCGGAAACATTGGTAGCCGCATTACCCACGAAGCCCTGAGCCGTGGCCATGAAGTAACTGCCATTGTACGCAATCCATCTAAACTTACTTTAGAAAACGAGAGCCTGGTAGTAACCAAAGGCGATGCACTTGATGCAGATGACCTTGCTGCTAAGCTTGAAGGGCATGACGCTGTCGTTATTTCTTACAGCCCTGGCTGGGGACCTGGTACAGATTATAACAACTATAACAAAGTGGCAGAGACTGTGATGGGCGCTGCAAAAAAAGCCGGCGTAAAGCGCCTGCTCAATGTGGGTGGAGCCGGTAGTTTGTATGTAGCACCAGGCGTGCAGGCAGTAGACACACCGGATTTTCCTGCTGAATGGAGAGAAGGGGCATCCGCAATGCGTGATTCCCTGAAAGTATACGAGGCAGAGAAAGACCTTGATTGGACATTTTTTAGCCCTGCTTTTATGATTGGCCCCGGCGAGCGCACCGGTAAATACCGGTTAGGTACTGAAAATCCGGTAATGAATGAGAAAGGCGAAAGCAACATCTCTTATGAAGATTATGCCGTGGCTGTGATAGATGAATTAGAAAAGCCTCAGTTTATCCGTCAGCGCTTTACCATTGGGTATTAA
- a CDS encoding class I SAM-dependent methyltransferase, with protein sequence MKEAKDNFSTQSDLYVKFRPEYPDALYEFIFKLKPHYVVAWDCGTGNGQVAAKLAERCHLVYASDISQKQLDNAIKKENIHYLHARAEATNLPDNSIDLVTVAQAIHWFDFDAFYREVYRITKAGAVVAVWCYNLPQISPEIDSILNDFYNNVLDGYWDIERKYIDENYTTIPFPFEELEEIPQLSITTNWTLEHLLGYLNSWSAVQHYIDKNGTSPVKDAELKFREVWPENKVLGVVFPIAMRVGTT encoded by the coding sequence ATGAAAGAAGCAAAAGATAATTTCTCTACCCAATCTGACCTGTATGTGAAGTTCAGACCTGAGTACCCGGATGCACTGTATGAATTTATCTTTAAGCTCAAACCACACTATGTAGTTGCCTGGGACTGTGGTACCGGCAACGGGCAGGTAGCAGCAAAACTGGCCGAGCGCTGCCACCTGGTTTATGCCAGCGATATCAGCCAGAAACAACTCGATAATGCTATAAAAAAAGAGAACATACATTACCTGCATGCCCGTGCCGAAGCTACCAACCTGCCAGACAACAGTATAGATCTTGTAACTGTGGCGCAGGCCATCCATTGGTTTGATTTCGATGCCTTTTACCGGGAAGTATACCGCATTACAAAAGCCGGTGCCGTGGTAGCGGTGTGGTGTTACAACTTGCCTCAGATCTCACCTGAAATTGACTCGATCCTGAATGATTTTTACAATAATGTACTGGACGGCTATTGGGATATAGAGCGCAAATACATCGACGAGAACTATACTACAATACCTTTCCCTTTCGAAGAACTGGAAGAGATACCTCAGCTAAGTATAACTACAAACTGGACACTGGAGCACCTGCTTGGCTACCTGAACTCATGGTCGGCGGTGCAACATTACATAGATAAGAATGGAACTTCTCCCGTTAAAGATGCAGAACTGAAATTCAGGGAAGTATGGCCTGAGAATAAAGTGCTTGGTGTTGTTTTTCCAATAGCAATGCGCGTGGGTACAACCTGA
- a CDS encoding alpha/beta fold hydrolase has translation MRKTALLILAILLLQLPAMAQQQELKNLDINLENYTYPYPVQFLPLTIQNQKLRMAYMDVKPTKANGKTVLLLHGKNFNGAYWQQTAEALSKAGYRVIIPDQIGFGKSSKPEHLQYTFQLLAQNTKAILDTLNVKKVAVLGHSMGGMLATRFALMYPDVTEKLILLNPIGLEDWKLKVPYQTIDQAYKGELQQTYDKIKKYQQENYYGGNWKPEYDKWARLLAGWTINENYPRIAWNAALTADMIVTQPVLYEFDQLKMPALLIIGQRDRTALGKNLVPKEVAATMGNYPQLGKDTAKKIKNSTLVELEGVGHLPHIEAFDKFIDPLLSFLKK, from the coding sequence ATGAGAAAAACCGCTCTGCTTATACTTGCTATTTTACTGTTGCAACTGCCTGCCATGGCACAGCAGCAGGAACTGAAGAATCTGGATATCAACCTGGAAAATTATACTTACCCATACCCGGTGCAGTTCCTGCCGCTAACTATCCAGAACCAGAAATTGCGCATGGCTTATATGGATGTGAAACCAACAAAAGCGAATGGTAAAACAGTGCTGCTGCTGCACGGCAAAAACTTTAACGGAGCGTACTGGCAGCAAACTGCAGAAGCACTATCTAAAGCAGGTTACCGCGTTATCATCCCGGACCAGATCGGTTTCGGGAAGAGTTCTAAACCGGAACATCTGCAGTATACTTTCCAGTTGCTGGCACAGAATACCAAAGCTATACTTGATACTTTGAATGTTAAAAAAGTAGCCGTACTGGGGCACTCGATGGGGGGAATGCTGGCTACCCGTTTTGCGCTGATGTACCCGGATGTGACCGAAAAACTTATACTTTTAAACCCCATAGGCCTGGAAGACTGGAAACTGAAAGTACCTTACCAAACTATAGACCAGGCATATAAGGGGGAGTTACAGCAAACCTACGACAAAATCAAAAAGTATCAGCAGGAGAACTACTATGGTGGTAACTGGAAACCCGAATACGACAAATGGGCAAGACTTCTTGCTGGCTGGACTATAAACGAAAATTACCCCCGCATCGCCTGGAACGCCGCTCTGACTGCTGACATGATTGTTACCCAGCCGGTTCTTTATGAATTTGATCAGCTTAAAATGCCTGCATTGCTCATTATTGGCCAGCGCGACCGTACTGCTCTGGGTAAGAACCTGGTACCAAAAGAAGTGGCTGCAACTATGGGTAATTATCCGCAACTCGGAAAAGACACAGCCAAAAAGATAAAAAACAGCACGCTGGTAGAACTGGAAGGAGTGGGGCATTTACCACACATCGAAGCTTTTGATAAATTTATTGATCCGCTGTTAAGCTTCCTGAAAAAGTGA
- a CDS encoding multidrug effflux MFS transporter, producing MTKKQYRTIILILGALAALGPFAIDMYLPGFPAIAKDLNTDIAHVGLSLTSYFIGIAAGQLIYGPLVDRFGRKKPLIIGLGIFVLAALGCALAPSVEWLIGLRLLLALGGCVGMVASRAMVRDLFSLKDIPNVFSTLMLVMGVAPVIAPTIGGYVTATLGWHFIFVVLAAIAAAVLLAVIRLLPESKGADASISLKPQFILRDFGTVLKERTFLTYAVSGSLAAAGMFAYISGSPFVFMEYFGLTDTQYGWAFGLNAAGYISGSQFNRLLLRRQTSKQITLKVGFIQFLAASALLFGAITGSLSAAGTLILLFSFMFSLGIINPNASALAMTPFTKNTGSASAILGSLQMGTGALASAVVSYLHNKTMLPMTGTMALLTTLSLLILLSARLSTRKAYISAQLCEVKAQS from the coding sequence ATGACTAAGAAACAATATAGAACAATTATTCTGATACTGGGTGCTTTAGCAGCCTTAGGCCCGTTTGCCATTGATATGTACCTGCCGGGTTTCCCGGCTATTGCCAAAGACCTGAACACTGATATAGCGCACGTTGGCTTATCGCTTACAAGTTACTTTATAGGTATAGCCGCCGGCCAACTGATCTATGGGCCGCTGGTAGACAGGTTCGGAAGAAAGAAACCGCTGATAATTGGTCTGGGTATTTTTGTGCTGGCTGCGCTTGGTTGTGCCCTGGCACCATCCGTAGAATGGCTGATTGGGCTCAGACTATTGCTTGCCTTAGGAGGTTGCGTGGGTATGGTGGCCAGCCGTGCGATGGTGCGCGACCTGTTCTCGCTGAAAGATATTCCGAACGTGTTTTCCACGCTGATGCTGGTGATGGGTGTAGCGCCGGTTATTGCACCAACTATAGGCGGGTATGTAACAGCAACACTGGGGTGGCATTTTATATTTGTAGTGCTGGCTGCCATTGCTGCTGCTGTGTTACTTGCCGTAATACGCTTACTACCCGAAAGCAAAGGAGCGGATGCCTCCATATCGCTTAAACCCCAGTTTATACTTCGTGATTTTGGAACTGTACTGAAGGAACGTACTTTCCTGACATATGCTGTTTCGGGAAGTTTGGCGGCGGCAGGTATGTTTGCCTATATCTCAGGTTCACCTTTCGTGTTTATGGAATACTTTGGTCTTACAGATACGCAATATGGCTGGGCCTTTGGACTAAATGCTGCCGGTTATATTTCGGGTAGCCAGTTTAACAGGTTGCTGTTGCGCCGGCAGACAAGCAAGCAGATTACACTTAAAGTAGGGTTTATTCAGTTTTTAGCCGCATCTGCATTATTATTCGGTGCAATTACGGGCTCTCTGAGTGCTGCCGGTACGCTTATACTACTGTTCAGCTTTATGTTCAGTCTGGGCATCATCAACCCTAATGCTTCTGCGTTGGCCATGACCCCGTTTACTAAAAATACGGGGAGTGCCTCAGCTATACTTGGTAGTCTGCAAATGGGAACCGGTGCGCTGGCATCGGCAGTAGTAAGTTACCTGCACAACAAAACTATGCTACCTATGACGGGCACTATGGCCCTTTTAACCACTCTGAGTTTACTGATTCTGCTGAGTGCAAGACTAAGCACCCGCAAAGCTTATATTTCTGCGCAATTATGTGAAGTGAAGGCACAGTCATAA
- a CDS encoding S8 family peptidase produces the protein MIRNYLTAGKSAVAMAILSAAVLTGCEKETILEDKELATSHQEAATAGKGQQFVPNEVLVKFKTGVSETARAAALARISGNVKEHILTKTMERFGDREGLTLVHTPMAALEALGKLKGAAEIEYAEPNYIYTHAAASTDPYFTNGSLWGMYGDGSSPANQYGSQAAEAWAAGNTGAASVVVGIIDEGIQYSHPDLAANIWTNPYDPVDGVDNDGNGYIDDSHGWDFDGNNNEVYDGGDRGSLDDHGTHVAGTIGAVNNGSGVVGVNWNVTMISLKFLGRRGGTTANAVKAVDYLTDLKTRHGMNIVASNNSWGGGGFSQALYDAVNRANNQEILFVAAAGNGGNDGVGDNNDAVASYPSNMDLPNVIAVASITSSGAKSSFSNYGATTVDIGAPGSGVNSTTALNSYSSYSGTSMATPHVTGGVALYAASHPGSTAAAIKNAIMSSAIPTASLSGKCVTGGRLNVSGF, from the coding sequence CGATGGCTATTTTGTCTGCAGCTGTATTAACAGGCTGTGAGAAAGAAACAATACTGGAAGACAAAGAGCTTGCAACTTCACATCAGGAAGCAGCCACAGCCGGTAAAGGACAGCAGTTTGTTCCAAATGAGGTTCTTGTAAAGTTTAAAACCGGTGTTTCAGAAACGGCAAGAGCAGCTGCCTTGGCCCGTATCAGCGGTAACGTCAAAGAGCATATTCTTACAAAAACGATGGAGCGTTTCGGTGACAGGGAAGGGCTTACACTAGTGCATACACCTATGGCTGCGCTGGAGGCATTAGGCAAATTAAAAGGAGCTGCAGAAATCGAGTATGCGGAGCCAAACTATATCTACACACATGCAGCCGCATCAACCGACCCTTACTTCACAAACGGCTCACTTTGGGGTATGTACGGAGATGGCTCATCTCCGGCAAACCAATATGGTAGCCAGGCCGCTGAAGCATGGGCTGCTGGTAACACTGGTGCTGCATCTGTTGTGGTTGGTATCATTGATGAAGGTATACAGTACAGTCACCCTGACCTTGCAGCCAACATATGGACCAACCCGTACGACCCGGTAGATGGCGTGGATAACGATGGCAATGGTTATATAGATGACTCCCACGGCTGGGACTTTGACGGTAACAATAACGAAGTATATGACGGTGGCGACAGAGGTAGCCTGGATGACCATGGTACACACGTAGCAGGTACAATTGGCGCAGTAAACAATGGCTCCGGTGTAGTAGGCGTTAACTGGAATGTAACAATGATTTCGCTTAAATTCCTGGGTCGCAGAGGTGGTACAACTGCCAATGCTGTTAAAGCTGTAGATTACCTGACTGACCTGAAAACCAGACACGGTATGAATATAGTAGCCAGCAATAACTCTTGGGGTGGTGGCGGCTTCTCGCAGGCACTATACGATGCAGTTAACCGTGCTAATAACCAGGAAATACTGTTTGTAGCAGCAGCCGGTAACGGTGGCAACGACGGTGTAGGCGATAACAACGATGCAGTTGCCAGCTATCCGTCTAACATGGATCTGCCTAACGTAATTGCAGTAGCCTCAATCACTTCCTCAGGTGCAAAGTCATCTTTCTCTAACTATGGGGCTACAACTGTAGATATCGGAGCTCCTGGTTCTGGGGTTAACTCTACCACAGCGCTTAATAGCTATTCTTCTTATAGTGGTACTTCTATGGCAACGCCTCACGTAACAGGCGGTGTAGCACTTTATGCTGCTTCGCATCCAGGTTCTACGGCTGCGGCTATCAAGAATGCCATCATGAGCAGTGCAATTCCAACAGCATCACTGTCTGGTAAGTGTGTTACAGGTGGTCGCCTTAACGTAAGCGGCTTCTAA
- a CDS encoding fatty acid desaturase family protein, protein MKLKGKVKFVNKDKNLFFPTLRIRVDTYFAENNIPTTANTTMKVKSVVLLLVYLLPFLVLLTFQPAYPLSLLLWFVMGLGVAGIGMSIMHDANHGAFSKSKRVNDLMGHTLNLVGGSAFNWKLQHNILHHTYTNVVELDEDIQDRLVLRFNPHSKVKFFHKIQWIYAFVFYGLLTLYWVVAKDFVQYALFKKNGVNNNTTAENRTWFIKLVAMKVLYFFVILGIPTLFFGIPFLQVLLGFLLMHFVAGIVLTVVFQLAHTVEGTTHPRPDEHGIIENDWAIHQMNTTVNFSRHNKILSWYVGGLNFQIEHHLFPRVCHVHYPAIAGIVKETAAEFGIPYLENETFGQAVRSHIATLHRFGRLPSLNEAIG, encoded by the coding sequence ATGAAGCTAAAAGGCAAAGTAAAATTCGTAAACAAAGACAAGAACCTGTTCTTCCCGACGCTCCGCATAAGGGTAGATACCTACTTCGCCGAAAATAATATTCCGACAACCGCCAACACTACCATGAAAGTGAAAAGTGTGGTGCTACTGTTAGTCTACTTGTTGCCATTTTTGGTGCTGCTCACTTTTCAACCGGCTTATCCGCTTAGTTTGCTGCTGTGGTTTGTAATGGGCCTGGGCGTGGCAGGTATAGGCATGAGCATTATGCACGATGCCAACCACGGCGCTTTTTCTAAAAGCAAGCGTGTGAACGACCTGATGGGCCATACCTTAAATTTAGTGGGTGGTTCAGCTTTTAACTGGAAACTACAGCACAATATTCTTCACCATACCTATACCAATGTGGTGGAGCTGGATGAAGACATACAGGACAGGCTGGTGCTACGTTTTAATCCCCATTCCAAAGTGAAGTTCTTTCATAAAATACAATGGATATACGCTTTTGTGTTTTATGGCTTGCTTACGCTTTATTGGGTAGTGGCAAAAGATTTTGTGCAGTATGCGCTCTTCAAAAAGAATGGTGTGAACAATAATACAACTGCTGAGAACAGAACATGGTTTATCAAACTGGTAGCTATGAAAGTTCTATACTTTTTCGTCATTCTTGGGATACCGACACTGTTCTTCGGGATTCCGTTTTTACAGGTGCTGCTCGGCTTTTTGTTAATGCACTTTGTGGCGGGTATCGTCCTGACTGTTGTGTTCCAGTTAGCGCATACCGTAGAAGGTACCACTCACCCGAGGCCGGACGAGCATGGTATTATTGAGAACGACTGGGCCATTCATCAAATGAATACGACGGTTAACTTTTCCCGGCACAATAAGATCTTGTCGTGGTATGTGGGTGGTCTGAACTTCCAGATCGAGCACCACCTGTTTCCACGTGTGTGCCATGTGCATTATCCGGCCATCGCCGGTATTGTGAAAGAAACAGCGGCCGAATTCGGTATACCATACTTGGAGAATGAAACATTTGGGCAAGCCGTGCGCTCGCACATTGCTACACTGCATCGCTTTGGAAGGCTACCAAGTTTGAACGAGGCTATCGGTTAA